In the genome of Cryptomeria japonica chromosome 8, Sugi_1.0, whole genome shotgun sequence, one region contains:
- the LOC131074239 gene encoding probable serine/threonine-protein kinase PBL28 isoform X1, whose product MSTYCVKAMKIMFKKSRWRRRSWRLTLMGFLRGRKRAVKKFEGCKPGDIEKAEDMCSVNSSLRFSLGGSELDWELFSGETCVLPALEGLIIFKYCELNAATCNFSQDRVLGRGAHSCVYRGRLGFGKLIAVKSLDMNNKEACKIFCRELHISSNLKNRHVVPLLGFCIDSRGLFLVYKFISGGDLQYHLYDKKENSLSWSARLRVAIGIAKAVHYMHHGSKTCVVHRDIKPSNVLLSSRKTAKLCDFGLATQTLGPLVPFFCKTVSGTFGYLAPEYFEYGKVSEKTDIYAFGVVLLELLTGQKITSSARSFLNVEMPKEKLIDPQLKSCDKAKKKKKHKEVERLMRAAAVCLHPMESRRLCMSQILRILKGQEDSKLLQHAQLAMLNFDAEYIRRKEKETLMDHLRLAVVGMNLDGDSKMPDNGDDK is encoded by the exons ATGAGTACGTATTGTGTGAAGGCTATGAAAATTATGTTTAAGAAGAGCCGGTGGAGGAGGAGATCATGGAGATTGACATTAATGGGTTTTCTAAGGGGAAGAAAACGAGCTGTCAAGAAGTTTGAGGGATGCAAGCCAGGAGATATAGAAAAGGCTGAGGACATGTGCTCTGTGAATTCTTCTCTTAGATTTAGTTTGGGCGGCTCAGAGCTGGATTGGGAGTTGTTCAGTGGAGAAACTTGTGTCTTGCCCGCTCTGGAAGGGTTGATCATATTTAAGTATTGTGAACTGAATGCTGCCACATGCAATTTCTCTCAAG ACAGGGTACTGGGGAGGGGAGCTCACAGTTGCGTGTATAGAGGCAGGCTGGGGTTTGGAAAATTGATTGCTGTAAAGAGTTTGGATATGAATAACAAGGAGGCTTGCAAGATATTCTGCAGAGAACTGCACATTTCCAGCAACTTGAAAAATCGGCATGTGGTTCCTCTTCTTGGATTCTGCATTGATTCTCGGGGGCTTTTCTTGGTCTACAAATTCATCTCCGGAGGAGATTTACAGTACCATCTTTATG ATAAGAAAGAGAACTCTCTGTCCTGGTCTGCAAGGCTTCGAGTCGCGATAGGAATTGCAAAGGCTGTTCATTATATGCATCACGGTAGCAAGACATGTGTGGTGCACAGGGATATCAAACCCTCCAATGTTCTTCTATCCTCTAGGAAAACTGCCAAG TTGTGTGATTTTGGGTTGGCAACCCAAACACTGGGACCTTTAGTGCCCTTCTTCTGCAAGACAGTGTCGGGAACTTTTGG GTATCTAGCTCCAGAATATTTTGAGTATGGGAAGGTCTCCGAGAAAACTGACATCTATGCTTTTGGGGTGGTTTTGCTGGAGTTGCTTACAGGGCAGAAGATAACCTCCTCC GCAAGGTCTTTTCTTAATGTGGAGATGCCAAAAGAAAAGTTAATAGATCCTCAGCTGAAATCATGTGATAaggctaagaagaagaagaagcacaaaGAGGTGGAAAGATTGATGCGAGCTGCAGCAGTTTGCCTTCACCCGATGGAGTCACGGAGACTGTGCATGAGTCAAATTCTGAGGATTCTTAAAGGTCAGGAAGACTCCAAACTCCTGCAACATGCCCAACTTGCAATGCTCAACTTCGATGCAGAATATATTCGTAGGAAAGAGAAGGAGACACTCATGGACCATCTCAGGCTGGCTGTGGTTGGAATGAATCTAGATGGAGACAGCAAAATGCCTGATAATGGAGATGACAAATAG
- the LOC131074239 gene encoding proline-rich receptor-like protein kinase PERK15 isoform X2, which yields MSTYCVKAMKIMFKKSRWRRRSWRLTLMGFLRGRKRAVKKFEGCKPGDIEKAEDMCSVNSSLRFSLGGSELDWELFSGETCVLPALEGLIIFKYCELNAATCNFSQDRVLGRGAHSCVYRGRLGFGKLIAVKSLDMNNKEACKIFCRELHISSNLKNRHVVPLLGFCIDSRGLFLVYKFISGGDLQYHLYDKKENSLSWSARLRVAIGIAKAVHYMHHGSKTCVVHRDIKPSNVLLSSRKTAKLCDFGLATQTLGPLVPFFCKTVSGTFGYLAPEYFEYGKVSEKTDIYAFGVVLLELLTGQKITSSVGYLCKVFS from the exons ATGAGTACGTATTGTGTGAAGGCTATGAAAATTATGTTTAAGAAGAGCCGGTGGAGGAGGAGATCATGGAGATTGACATTAATGGGTTTTCTAAGGGGAAGAAAACGAGCTGTCAAGAAGTTTGAGGGATGCAAGCCAGGAGATATAGAAAAGGCTGAGGACATGTGCTCTGTGAATTCTTCTCTTAGATTTAGTTTGGGCGGCTCAGAGCTGGATTGGGAGTTGTTCAGTGGAGAAACTTGTGTCTTGCCCGCTCTGGAAGGGTTGATCATATTTAAGTATTGTGAACTGAATGCTGCCACATGCAATTTCTCTCAAG ACAGGGTACTGGGGAGGGGAGCTCACAGTTGCGTGTATAGAGGCAGGCTGGGGTTTGGAAAATTGATTGCTGTAAAGAGTTTGGATATGAATAACAAGGAGGCTTGCAAGATATTCTGCAGAGAACTGCACATTTCCAGCAACTTGAAAAATCGGCATGTGGTTCCTCTTCTTGGATTCTGCATTGATTCTCGGGGGCTTTTCTTGGTCTACAAATTCATCTCCGGAGGAGATTTACAGTACCATCTTTATG ATAAGAAAGAGAACTCTCTGTCCTGGTCTGCAAGGCTTCGAGTCGCGATAGGAATTGCAAAGGCTGTTCATTATATGCATCACGGTAGCAAGACATGTGTGGTGCACAGGGATATCAAACCCTCCAATGTTCTTCTATCCTCTAGGAAAACTGCCAAG TTGTGTGATTTTGGGTTGGCAACCCAAACACTGGGACCTTTAGTGCCCTTCTTCTGCAAGACAGTGTCGGGAACTTTTGG GTATCTAGCTCCAGAATATTTTGAGTATGGGAAGGTCTCCGAGAAAACTGACATCTATGCTTTTGGGGTGGTTTTGCTGGAGTTGCTTACAGGGCAGAAGATAACCTCCTCCGTAGGCTATCTTT GCAAGGTCTTTTCTTAA